The following coding sequences lie in one Glycine max cultivar Williams 82 chromosome 19, Glycine_max_v4.0, whole genome shotgun sequence genomic window:
- the LOC100782243 gene encoding transcription factor bHLH94: MCLPEGERGMALEAVVYPQPQDPFGYGIKDPSYNYNNLLEGGGGNWGFEKEEQGFVTFLENQTENYPYGEWNCSPSPPSMLPHLNASNPQSSETSNIHNNLDSSISTPARPKRRRTKSRKNKEEIENQRMTHIAVERNRRKQMNEYLSVLRSLMPESYVQRGDQASIIGGAINFVKELEQRLQFLGGQKEKEEKSDVPFSEFFSFPQYSTSAGGGCDNSTAMSEQKCEAQSGIADIEVTMVESHANLKIRSKKRPKQLLKIVSSLHGMRLTILHLNVTTTGEIVLYSLSVKVEEDCKLGSVDEIAAAVYQMLDRIQQESILN, translated from the exons ATGTGTTTGCCAGAGGGAGAAAGAGGCATGGCACTAGAAGCAGTAGTATATCCCCAACCTCAAGACCCGTTTGGCTACGGAATCAAAGACCCTTCTTACAACTACAACAACTTGTTAGAAGGTGGTGGAGGCAACTGGGGCTTTGAAAAAGAAGAGCAAGGTTTTGTCACTTTTCTGGAGAACCAAACAGAGAATTATCCTTATGGAGAATGGAACTGTTCTCCTTCTCCACCATCCATGTTGCCTCACTTGAATGCATCAAATCCTCAGTCTTCAGAAACCAGCAACATACATAACAACTTAGATAGTTCAATTTCCACCCCTGCTCGTCCCAAAAGGCGCAGAACCAAAAGCAGGAAGAATAAGGAAGAGATTGAGAACCAGAGAATGACTCACATTGCTGTAGAGCGCAACAGAAGGAAGCAAATGAACGAGTATCTCTCTGTTCTTCGCTCTCTAATGCCTGAATCTTACGTCCAAAGG GGTGATCAAGCATCTATAATTGGGGGTGCTATCAACTTTGTTAAGGAGCTGGAGCAGAGGCTGCAATTTCTTGGTGGtcagaaagagaaagaggagaAATCTGATGTGCCCTTTTCTGAGTTCTTCTCCTTTCCACAGTACTCAACAAGTGCCGGTGGGGGCTGCGACAATTCTACAGCCATGAGTGAGCAAAAGTGTGAGGCTCAGTCTGGCATTGCTGACATAGAAGTGACAATGGTAGAGAGCCATGCAAATCTCAAAATAAGATCCAAGAAACGGCCAAAGCAGCTCTTGAAAATAGTCTCTAGTTTGCATGGCATGCGTCTCACAATCTTGCACCTAAATGTTACCACCACAGGGGAAATTGTCCTCTATTCTCTTAGTGTTAAG GTGGAAGAAGATTGCAAGCTGGGATCAGTGGATGAGATAGCTGCAGCAGTGTACCAAATGCTGGATAGGATTCAACAAGAGTCAATCTTGAATTAA